The following are from one region of the Magallana gigas chromosome 4, xbMagGiga1.1, whole genome shotgun sequence genome:
- the LOC117687452 gene encoding uncharacterized protein has product MGYDPARQFSMKACRWVAWMSREGKFIQHAKNGGEIQVGSYTVDGYDDNTNTVYEFYGCYWHGCPICHPELEANYHPHRVDCTYGGLYEETLRREHFLKEKGYHVVSIWEHDFDKEMKNNIDMQRFMENLDFQDPLNPRQALYGGRTNATRLYCTEGHMRYVDVCSLYPFVLKYRPFPMGHPEIITKDFQDVHSYFGLIQCQVLPPRGLYHPVLPYRTGGKLLFPLCRTCAQEGFQDPSYRCQHSACERSLIGTWVTTELQKALECGYEIQKIYEVWHFPQKSQDLFRTYIDTFLKIKQEASGYPPECETEEQQRIYRNEIYQREKLVLNPIEIEKNPVRRTIAKLFLNCLWGKFAQRLQLPKIEYLTQQEQLTKMLQDTTLEVKGIELLNNLKKPDSDMILINYVEKKDFIEDCPFGNVVLAAFTTAHARLHLYDTLEKLGERVLYFDTDSIIYQHVDGLYNPTIVNSLGGWTDELEGGHITKFMSGGPKNYAFETDTGKTVQKVKGLTLNHRASQIVTMDALEKMIFNQLPDVTVNYPHKIQRTKRHELLTKPFTKKYQIVYDKRQIIEHFNTLPFGY; this is encoded by the coding sequence ATGGGGTACGATCCGGCTCGACAATTTTCCATGAAAGCCTGTCGATGGGTAGCCTGGATGAGTCGAGAGGGTAAATTTATTCAGCATGCAAAGAATGGGGGAGAGATTCAAGTGGGTTCCTATACCGTAGACGGTTACGATGATAATACTAACACCGTGTACGAATTTTACGGGTGCTATTGGCATGGGTGCCCCATATGCCATCCTGAACTTGAAGCTAATTATCATCCCCATCGGGTGGATTGCACCTACGGCGGGCTGTACGAAGAGACCCTAAGGCGAGAACATTTTCTAAAGGAAAAAGGATATCACGTAGTGAGCATATGGGAGCATGATTTCGataaggaaatgaaaaacaacattGACATGCAGCGCTTTATGGAAAATTTGGACTTTCAAGACCCCTTGAATCCTCGTCAAGCTTTGTACGGAGGGCGAACAAATGCTACGCGATTGTATTGTACTGAGGGGCATATGAGATACGTGGATGTCTGTTCTTTATATCCCTTTGTTTTAAAGTATAGACCCTTTCCCATGGGGCATCCAGAAATCATCACGAAGGATTTTCAGGACGTTCATAGTTATTTCGGACTGATTCAGTGCCAGGTATTACCCCCTCGAGGATTGTATCATCCTGTGTTGCCTTATCGTACTGGTGGAAAGCTGCTCTTTCCATTATGTCGTACCTGTGCTCAAGAGGGTTTTCAAGATCCTTCTTATCGCTGCCAGCATTCTGCTTGTGAACGCTCATTGATTGGAACCTGGGTGACTACGGAACTTCAAAAAGCCTTGGAATGCGGATATGAGATTCAAAAAATCTACGAAGTGTGGCATTTTCCTCAAAAAAGTCAGGATTTATTTAGAACTTATATCGacacctttttaaaaatcaagcaGGAGGCCTCGGGGTATCCCCCTGAATGCGAGACCGAAGAACAGCAACGGATCTATCGGAATGAAATTTATCAGCGGGAGAAATTAGTCTTGAACCccatagaaattgaaaaaaatccagTAAGACGAACTATTGCAAAGTtatttctaaattgtttgtGGGGAAAATTTGCTCAGCGTTTGCAGTTGCCTAAGATTGAATATTTGACTCAACAAGAACAACTTACTAAAATGTTGCAGGACACTACTTTGGAAGTCAAAGGAATTGAATTGTTGAATAACTTGAAAAAACCTGAttctgatatgatattaattaattacgtggaaaaaaaagatttcatcgAAGACTGTCCTTTTGGGAATGTGGTCTTGGCTGCTTTTACTACCGCTCATGCTCGACTACATTTGTATGACACTTTAGAAAAATTAGGAGAGCGTGTTCTTTATTTCGATACAGACAGTATCATTTATCAACACGTCGATGGACTCTACAACCCCACCATTGTCAATAGCTTAGGAGGATGGACCGATGAATTGGAAGGAGGACACATTACCAAATTCATGTCGGGAGGACCCAAAAACTATGCCTTCGAAACCGATACGGGAAAGACCGTACAAAAAGTGAAAGGACTGACTTTAAATCATCGAGCTTCTCAAATTGTAACAATGGATGCtcttgagaaaatgatttttaatcaattacCTGATGTTACCGTGAACTATCCTCATAAGATTCAGAGGACCAAGAGACATGAATTATTGACAAAACCATTCACTAAGAAATATCAAATTGTTTATGATAAACGCCAGATCATTGAACATTTTAACACACTTCCATTTGGttattga